Within Lagopus muta isolate bLagMut1 chromosome 1, bLagMut1 primary, whole genome shotgun sequence, the genomic segment GAAGGATAGGATATCCTTGGAATGTTGGACAAGCAGAACATTCGTGTACGGACAATATAGGTGATTCTTATATGTGAAGTACcctgtgggatgtgctggacCTTTCCGTCTTGATGTGGAAAAGATCACAGCCTACTGAAGAGCAGGGCACAGTGGTAGACATCACTTGTGCAAACCCTTGATAAACAGGCATGAGCAGCAGACTGGTGACTCCCTGGAATGAGTGGATTTCAGTTGTTGCCTGTGTCTATGCTTGTGTGCCTCTGCCTGGGTGTTGCTTAGGGAATGCTCTGGTTAgagaggaatggaaaagaaacgtgttcttttgttttcactgtgggTCTGTGATTGTTCCTGCTCCCTATCTGTGTTGACCCACCTGGGCAGGCAAGCAGTGCCCAATACATCAGATGACAGTGGTGGTGGCAAAGGCTGCCCAAGTTGTACAAGCTAAGCAGCATAGCTATCTAGTgcaattgcaaaaataaaagcgAGGAATCTTTGGagaatggaagagagaaagTCACCACCACAGTTTCCAGCGTAGCTCATAGTTTTGCACTGATGCCAGGAACTTGTCCAAATACCATGGGAATGGGAGAAAGCCAGGAAAGTTGGCAGCAAGCAAGGCACAGTGGGTTTTGTCCTAAGGGGTTTCTTACTCTTAGGGTATTCCTCCACCAgagtgctttcttttcttgggGAATACCTCTCCACAGTACTTACGTGAGTGGGGACCTTTTATACCCTGCttctcagttcatttttttccttcttcttttctctctgttaggGTCATGCTCCTGGCCCTCCAGATAAGCCAGCAGGGAGTGGTGCCTTTGATACCATGGACAAgcattgctgctttctgcagtggtCGGCTCATTCAAGCCACACCCCTAAAAAGGCTCCTTGCCCCCCTTCTGCTTATCTCTACAATCATGACCACAAGTAATGTGGCACAGTAACACCTACCACTCGCCCCCCTAGAAAATTCCCAGTACTCAGATAGAGTCTTATCACCAAAACAGGCCTCACAAAGGGAGCGTTGAGCCAGGGAGAATAAAGAGAGGGGTTCAGAAATCCTCTTTCACAGACTGCAACCCAcgtgttgttttttccttactttgCCATTCCTATTCCCTGCCCATCCTGCTGTATAGGCAGTGAGCAACCAACTAGCTGGGCGCTTACCTTCCCAGCTGGGTCAGCAGACTGCACCCCAGCAACATGTGCTGCTGAAATGGGTGCAAAATATCCTCCGCACAATTTGTCTCTGCTGAGAAAATCTCAGTAACAAAAGTTTAAATCCTAcaaaatccatgaaaaaaaacacaagaaaataatttaaaacatttatttgaaacacAAGTGTTACAGACTAGAGGTGGTCTGGAAAATAGTATCTTGCTTTGCTCTTATTACAAGACAAACCATTTTTCCccgtttgcttttcttttctcaaggccCGAATGTCACTGAACTCTCTTCTCAGCTTGCCCGTTGGGCACACCGTGGCAAAGATTGGGGTCACTTCTTTTGGCCGTTCTACAGATtggaaaacacagcatctttttcatcctttgcaggaggaaagcaaCCGCTCTTGCTTCATCAGGTGGTTCTTCATAGACAAGTTGTTTCCTATCTCCGTAGGCAGACATAATAACAGCTTGGAAGAGGTTGATCAAAACACAGGTCATCACCAGCAGGAAGGAGGTGAGGAAAAAACcacccagcagcctgctggatGAAAATGCAGTATCTCTGAAAGCAGACACGCAGTAAGAGAATACGGTCTGAGCTGAGTGAATCATATTATTGTAATTCCATTCATGCTGGCCAAACACAAGGTAGCCAAAAGCCATAAAGATAGAGAAGTACACCACCACCACAGAGGCCATTGAGGAGATCCCAGGAAGGGCTGCCAAGATTGATCTTTGAGCCAGACGCACCTCATAAAACAACTGAGAATACTTTAGTGTCTTCAAAACTGCAAGAAATGCCAAAAAGCCCAAAGTATTCCTTAGATTCTGATCTAGATGAGAAACTGcgtgaaaaggaataaaatcgTTTGgataaagtaagaaaaaatgaacaatatCAGCTCCCATCTTGAACTTTAAAACCTGGAAAGGAACAATCAGGAAGAATGCCCATTTTAAGATGAAGCTGATTGTCCTGGAAAtagttttagtatttttttttccttggaccATGCTGTAGAGGCCATCTGCAATGTACAAGAGCAGAAAGGCAACAGCAGCTAGGAAAAACAATTGTCGACCTTTTGTTTGCTGATGGAAAATGGGGACAGCAAATGAGTGTACTGACAAAGTTGGTTTTATGATCCCAAAATCAGACAGTTCAAATATGACTGAGATGCTGCAAAAGAGATCTCCATCAGAGGTGAACGTAGTCAGTTCGATGATCACAGCCCAGGTCTTTTCATCAAACCAgttgctctcctgcagcaaaTGCAGCCTTGTTGTTGAATTATGTCTTCCTTCTTCAGGGAAGAAGTAAAACGTGTATCCTCCTGGTCCATATGTGTGCAGATCTCCATATGAGAAGTAAGTCCAGGGAGCCCAGTTTGGTTGGTAAGTAAACCCAGGGTAACTGCTGGTTTCCTTGGAAAAAGAACGGTTGGCGACTTTTGTCCACGTGCCAGCATAGTCACCTTTCTCTTCGAGGTCCCTGCCGTATTTGTGAAGGCAGTGGCTCTTACTGATTACAAATTTATTTACAAAGCTGTGAGGGTGGAAACACGTTTTCTCAGTACCTTTAGCCCGCACTTGCCTCATCCTAGGCAAACCGATGATTTTGGATGAGCTGTCGGTAAGAAAAGTTGGCTGAACGTCGTTGTGGATCAAAGGCAAGAAGGTGTCGTTCACCCACGTGTAAATATCTGCCAGCTTAACCACAGCAGGGAGTCTGGGAGAGAACTGGTTCCGAATAAATTGGTTGTAGTGGAAACTGATAGTGTTCTCAGTAGAATAAGCTAAACATAAGACAACTGCTAAAACCACAAGGTGACCGATAACAtcttttatgaaaatgaatgcCTTGGCCTTAATTTTTGCCGTTTCCAGCATCTTTGCAATTTCCCCATCTTTTAAAGGCTTGTACTGCTCGGTGTCTCTGATCTGGGCAAGCTTGAAGTGCTTCTCCCGCATCTCTTCTTCATtcattgcttccttttctgctttgatcTCAGAAGAGAGATCCTGGGTAGACCATGGAAtgttttcacagtattttgGACGAACTGTTTTCAAAGCTGAGTAACAACTGATTTTTATGATTGaaacaaagaacacattttGAATAAAGGAAGTTGCCGACGCTAAAAGCCACTCCAGCGAAGTCTGGTAGCCGTAAGACAAACCATACAGTACAATGAAAAATGACGATACCCCACTTACAGTTATCACTAACACCCACGAGAGATAGacacaccaccaccaacaaactATGGGTGGTCTCTTGCAAAAAGGCACAGAGCTAACGCTGAGtagcttgctttcttcctgcaaGTTACCTGCTTCCTTTGCACAGTTATTGCTGAAATTGGAATTTGACGGTAGTCTTCTCCGCCTGGCCTTAACCTTTGGACGGGAATTCTTTCCTGTTTGCTCCTTGTCTCCGGCGGTACTTGCACCTCCTTCAGAAACTTGGCAGTTACTGCTGTCCTGGGGAGCTCCCTGGCTTCTTGTCTTTCCCTCAGTTCTTCTCTTCAAGTTATGTGTCGGGCCCTGAGAATCGCTGTGAGCAGGAACGTTCTCCGGGGAACTAATGCTACCAGATTGTGCTGACGTTTCTGAACGTTTCCTTTTTTGCGAATGTACTCTCCAGGTTTTAAGATTCCCAGGAAGCAGAGTTAGACTTCTCTCTGGGTTCTTCTGGGAATACTTAAATAAGGCCATTATAATCATTTCCACAGGTACTGCAATCAAAGTATATTCAATGCCTATGGCAATTGATCTCAAGTACCTCAGGTGTCTTGGAGATTCTTCATCCCTGTCAGCATTAAAGAACATAATGTTAACGAACAGCTTTAATAATAATGTTGTTAGACAGGAAGATAACCTTTGGAGCCTGCTATAAGTGCCAGTGAGAACCTGAGCAAAAACAGAGAGCCATAGATGGCCCTCTTTCAGACCTCTGGCCAGATCAAtcaaaaaataatcctttctgGATAGAGGTGCTTTTGGGTTGGTGACGGAAAATGTCCTTTCTAGTAAGCCATCTCCCTTGTCAAGGGCAAGCCATTTCCTGCACATAAAGAACCAGGTCTTCCGAGCGGACACGTGTTCAACTTTGGCTCTGCTTAAGAACCAGCCTGGCGATGGGCCTCTGTTGTTGTGCCAGACCCTGAAGGCGCAGATGTCTCCCAGGTCTTCCTTCGTAGTCAAGAGAAAACAGTCAGTGCTTCCTCGACGGAAAGCAGGAAACTGTGGATGCCGCAAGCAGTGGACATCACTTGTGCCGTTCTGGCCGatgagctgaagaaaaacatctgcGCTGGTTCCAGCTCCCCAGCGACTGCCGGTGTACAAAGTGACCAAAAAGCTGACTTTATCAAAGGGGTCGTTGTCGGGCAGAACTataattttgtctttgctgACCATCTCAGCCCTGTCTTTCCGCACGGCCCAGAGAGACAAAAGAAAGTAGgctgaaaaaatgaagagcacTGTTAGAAGGGTCACGGGGTTCTTAGGGATGTCCGCTATTAGGTTTCCTTTGAGATCTACTCTGTTGGGGGTCACAATGACTTTGGCTGCCAGGAACTTGATGTCAAATGTGGATGTATTTGAGGCAGTGAGGACTGACCGGCTCCTGTGACTCTGCTTCATGCTGCAGACACAGTGTACCCGTTGCCAGTTGGTCAGGGAACCAAGTCTGCACGTGTCCACCAGGCATCCATCCATCGTGCTCTCAACCGAAATATTCAGGGCTGCCTTAAGCAGGCTTTCCCTCAACTGAGCCTTGGGTATCGGGAGTGTTGGTGCGGCTTCAGTGTAGTTTAGGACAGAAGCTGCAAGATAAGCCAAATAACCCACATTAAAACAGTCTCCGGTCTGGACATAAGCTGTCATGGGCGCACTTAAACCACTCACTGAGGCAAACAGTTCATGAAACACAACAGCTAGCGGTCGACTTCTCACTGGGTTCTGTGCTCTGACATGCAGACTCAGTTGGGTAAACGCCCCCAGAGAGTCACACACTTGAACGTACAGTGTCAGAGCATACCTCCGAGAGGGGACACCAACTGGGAGGGGAGATGGAGGCATTCTAGGCTGATAGCCAAAGTACACAATTGTGCCAAATGTGTTGTCCTCCACCGAGTTAATTTTGGCAGTTTTGGATTCGTCGGAAGCTACTATGACTTTGTAAGTCAGGGGTAAGTTGCTGTCCAAAAATCCACTGCACTGGACAACAAATTTTGTCAGGAAAGCTGTACCGCGGTGTGGGCTGATGCTACACTTGCCAGCCCTGGGTGGAGAGTTTACTTTAAATGCATATCTGTAGAGGGATGACCTACCGCCCCAGGTAGTCACTTGTAGTAGCAGTATGTATGATTGATCTGCAGTACTGGTAAAAGTCAGAGCACGTATAGGAAGGTATGCACCAGACTTACCTGTTGAGGTCCTGGAAGACCAATCAAAGCTAATTTCTGTAGAATTTTCCATCCAAAGTGATGAGTGGTGGACTGGCTGGCTGCTTGTTTGACAGTTGAGGCATTTGCCTGACAACGTAAACCTGTCTGTCGGAATTACAGCGCTGCCACAGTTTTCAAGGCACGCCACATCCAGGAGAGGTGAGAAGCCAGACTGCACGTTTACGCTTTGGTCGGCATAACTCTGTCTTCTATCCTTTTGAATGACTAAACGGAAGTGGTAGACAGTGTTTCCCGGGAGCGATTCCGGTGCTAGCACTTGAACAGCCCCTGAAGATGTCAGCCACCTCAAATCCCTCTGGGCTGGATGACATTTATTTCCCGCACTGATTCTCATGCTTTCATAGTCCAATAGCTTCTTAGTGCAGTACCAAGTAAACGTGAGTCCCTTTAGTCGTTCCGGTGAATCGGGGTCGTAGGACACGGAGCCATCGAGAGTCCAATTATCAAAAAAGCCCACTGTCTGGAAGTTGCCTCCTGCAATACTTGCCACAAGATCACTTCTCTCTATCTTGATGAAAACCCTGTCTGTGTTATTGAAGGATCTTTTGGTCCCAAGCATGTATACTGAAGCAGTAAAATAGACCTGATACATTCCATAATCCAAGGTCCAGCTGGGAACCGTTAGCTGTACTGTGTTGACACCGTGCATCGCCGATGTATTTAAAGGTTGGTCCCAGTCTGGATTAGTTTTCATGTCCTTAACAGCATAGAATATCCACTGAGGCTTTATGGACACGTGGAGGTTGCAGTCCACTAGCACTCTGGCATACAGCTCAAAcgttttcccctttttctgacGTATGACAGAGGTGTGAAGAGAAGGTTTTTGAATTGTAACCGAGTTGAATTTGCAGGCTGCTTCCTGGTGAagcactgccagctctgttGCTTTTGAAGTGTCATCCCTGACGCTTGGGAGAGCCGGTGTCAGTCCATTTCGGGTGCTGCTCACTTTTGCCACGAACCCTTGGTGTTTCTCAGGATCCCCGGGGAAAGCAGAGCAATGGAACAAGCAGGTGGCACTTCTCGTGCCATCACGGTATGCGTGTGAGCTCTTCTGGGCGGCCCACCTTGCTGACATCTCGACGCTCAAGTTGCGATAAAGGCACTCAGGTGCGGCGCATGAGGCAGATGAGCTCTGCACTGTAATGACACTGGAGGCCACCGGCCAGAGAGCGCTTCCCAGGGAGAGGCCTGACTGGAGCGTGAACTGCCCTGACCAGAGGGAGGTGTTCTTCACCCAACCCCAATTCAGGTACCAGCGGCAGTGCGGCGGGGAGGCAGGCTGcctctctgtgctctctgcctCCGCTGTCGCTCCTGGGGCTGGCCGGTACCTGTggaaagtgttgtttctgcattgaGCATTGAAAAGGGCAATTGATCGAAAGAAACAAGCTGTAACATATCCTTAGAAATAACTGACGTGGAAAGTAAGAATACCGTATACATCTTAGGAACATATATTAGGAACATAGCTACCGAATTACCTAACAAACACTTTCTCACAAAGCTGCAATAGGTTTGGAATGTTCTAACCAGTATGGGTATAGTATTCTGAACTAGGAGACATACTGTGAGGTTGTTCATTAGAGCGGCAGAAGCCAAATACATCTAACAGACTTTCAAGGAGGCAGGGCCTTTACACAGAGCAGAACTGTCCCACTCTGTGGGAATGTTAGGATGCCATACACTGGCTCCAAGATACTCCCCTCTATCCTCCTCCCGAGCTTGTCTCTACGCAGGGACAGATGGATGACCAGAACAGTGACCCAGTGTGAAAGGACACAAACGTTAGGGGGGTAATTAAACGATTGAGGCTGTGTCTATATGTCTATGTTTATGTTGTACAACTGACGTCCGAAAAGTTACCACCAAATGTTTGTTAAGAAAGCAATTGCTAGAAGTCAATTAAGCAATTAAGACATTTGTGTTTGGGCGGCAAAGATTTGTGTCTACTTGGCGTTTGTATGATTAGTATTGAAGCATCAGGAAAGAGTGTGAACCTGCATtactcagccaatgaggaaccAGGGATGAAAGAGATCAGCGGCAGGCAATAGGGGATCAAAGATGTAACAGTGttttgtcatagaatcatagaatcgccaaggttggaaaagacctaaaagatcatccagtccaaccgttcacctattcccaatagctcccactaaaccatgtccctcaacacaacatccagcctttccttgaacacccccaggctcgttgactccaccacctccctgggcagtccattccactgcctgaccaccctttctgaaaagtaatacctcctcatgtccagcctgaatctcccctgccatagcttgAAGCCGtgccctctgctcctatcactaatgacacgagagaagacccccagctcactacaacctcccttcaggaagttacagagagcaatgaggtctcccctgagcctcctcttctccaggctgaacatccccagctccttcagcctctcctcataagccctgtgctcctgacccctcaccagctttgttgccctcctttgaacacattccagggcctcaatgtctttcttgcagtgaggggcccaaaactggacacagtactcgaggtgcggcctcacgagtgctgagtacaggggaacaatcacctctctgctccgGCTTGCAACACTGTATTGCCAAAACAATCTGCTTTCTCAGAGAAACCGtactagaaaattatttggaaactTCCAACATACCGCAGTCGCAAGGTGCCATTCCCCAGGCAGGACAGCCAGCCCTCGCCGCTGCGCCCTGCGGAGCCGCGTCCGGGAGCTCCGAGGCAGCTGACCGCCAGGGGCGGCGGCTGCATGCGCGGAGAGCAGGCTCGCAGGGCCAGCAGGGAAAAGGCgagcagctggaggagaaaaagaagcgTCGGCATGGCGGCACGACGGGCGAGAGAAAGCGCCGGCATGGCGGCGTGGCCAGCCGGTGGCTGCTTGTTGCGTAGTGCCAACTGTCAGCGAGCGACCTCGGCATTCTGAACGTTCTACGTGCAGACCGGTACCTGCCGCCCTTCTCCATGGCGCGGCTTGCCAAAAAACCACGTTGGCTTCGAAACGGCCCCTGGGACGGGCTGTCGAAAGGGGCCACGGACCGCACGGAGAGCGGCAGGCGGCAGCACCGCGTGGCGCTCAGCGCGGAGGCTGGATCGGCAGGGCCGCCGCGCCGAGAGGAGGaccggccccgccccgccccgccccacagagcggcccggcccggccccttGTCCTGCGTGCTGTGGGAAGCGCGGAGTCGCTCGGGCGAAGGCTGAGAGGGGCTTGTGGGACGGCCATGGCACCGCTGAGGGACTGCAAGGTACGGGCGGGCCGGAAGGGAGCGGCGCAACGAcggagccgagccgagccgagggGCCGTTGCGCGGCCGCAGGTGGCCGGGCGGCTGTGCCCGCTGTGCCCGCGGGTCCCGCAGCTGCCGGGAGAGTGGGCGGCGAGGGCGAGCAGGTCTCTGCTTCGGCCACCGCCGGGGAAGGAGCCCGAGCTTGGGAACTGCGGCGGCTGCGGCTGGGAGGGGCGCGGGAGGCCGGGCCTGGCGCCGTGCGGCCTCGTCCGGGGTCGTCCCGAGAGGCGCTGTTTGGGGAGCTTCGCTCGCCCTGGGGCTCGGACGGCGGGCTGAGTGCTGCCCGCTTCCGTCTGGGGGAAGCCAGGTAACCCGTGATCTGCAGCCCTGCCTCGGCTGCTCTCTGGGCGATTTTCTGCTCGCTTCTTTCTGAACTCACGCTTGCGTGTtgtaagaaaaggaagaaagtttgTGATTTGATGTGGTCGAGTACTTCCAGGCGTGCCGTGTGAACTCTCTGGTACTTGAATGGTTGGAATGTGAGCCTTTAACGAAATTTCAGTGAGAAATCTTTAGAATATCGTTTTTAAAATGTCTCCCAGTCTACCTACTGGTTTTGACAAGGATGGAACTCAGTGTGTGATTAAGTTGGCAAAGGAAGCACCTGAGACCAACTCGTGGTTGCGTTGCCACCCTGTGTGggaaagcactgctctgctgtgaggtGCAGAAAACCAGGGCCTTAATTCAGCATGTGACAGTTCCACGTGAggtgtgcctgcagcagaggaactTGTCAAAAGGGAACCATAATGAGTTGAGAATCGTTCTTGCATTTGGAGGTCTGTAGGCCGTTAAATTTTACTGTTTACAGTGTGTTGGTTCTTCCTCCCCACTGCTAAGCACAGCTAATGGAGTTGATTGTCATAACGTAATGTCACATGTAATTACGtctgcagaaaatgtttctgtggcTGCCCAAGTTGTCTGTACAGCACAAGAACACAACAAGAAAACGTAGTTGAAAAGCGTCAGCAAATCATCGCTTTTGAAGtctgctggctgtgtgtggGCAAGCAGGGCATGGAATAagcagttctttttttgtttattgtgCAGGCCTGGCAGGATGCTGGACTTGGGCTGTCGACCACTAGCAACGAAGCCTGTAAGCTATTTGATGCTGCGCTAAGCCAGGTATGACATGAAGCAAAAATAAGAGAAGGAGGGTCTTGTGCACCAAGTAGTCTTTGCTGTAGCTGACTTTTGAATTTCTGACTGTCTGGAAGATGAGAAGATGGATGTAGTTTTATCGATTGAGGAAAGAACACTTAAGCAGTCACTGCTAGTGTGTACTTAGACGCACGCCCGTGATGCTTTCCCACAGCAGAGTCAAATCTAACAGGTGAGTTGTGGTCTCAGAGGTGTTACGCTCTTGCGCATTTTCTGGGAATAGGCTGAGGAACCAGAGCCTGAGGCTGAGTTCAGCCACTGGCTGTCAGCAGAAAACCCAGTtagcagggagctctgctgagTGTTGCAGCTGAGGGAAAAGCTTCATCTGGTGTGCTTATCACCCCTCACACTAGAGAATCATGGAGGAGACATATGCTGCTTAGAAACTGAAGATTGTTAGTTCTGCTGGTGGGCAGAGTACCttaaagaagacattttctctgttttcttcctaagTAAACTCAGTGTACTGAGTGTAAAGATTCTCTTCTGTGTTGCTTCCTTTAACTTTAACCTGCCTGGGATCCTGGGCtacctgatctagtgcctgtTTgactggttggcaaccctgccagtggcagggggtttggaactagatgatcttggaggtcccTTCTAGCGCAAGCCACTTTGTCATTGTGTGGGAGAACGAGAAGATGCCCAGTGTCGTTGGCACTGTCTCTCCCTTTTGCAGTATGCAACGTGGCGCAACGATGAGAATCTAGGAGGTATTGAAGGGTGTCTTTCCAAGTTAAAGGCTGCAGATCCAAATTTTGGTAAGTGTAGCCTTTAGCTGTTTGCACGGGAAGTGCTGGATGCTACGTAAATCACTGCAAAATAATGcctcttgtttatttccatttaacTTTCAATGGATTCAAAGAGCACTATGGTGTTATTTGATGTGGCTCtttttctgctacaaaacagaatttttcaacATAGTGACCACTGCTAGCTATGGATTTTCTCCAGGGACGATCGAGAGCATGTGTGCCACGctcgtaaaaatctgcactagcaGAGGTGTCCTCTTGTTGGCTCTGCTGAAGTTATCAGCTGCCAACTCGCTGTGTTgacacccactgtttggtctctataagtgttcagcaagcatcagtaaGGTCAATAGTTGTCATTGcttccacgtggaggaattcagggACACtactttgcttcatatgcaccTCCATGTTGTGGATCAGTGTAATAAAATgggaggtattacttttggagcagcccttctACCCTGTTTCTTTGTGTTCACTGTACCTCATTTTGGCAAGTAGCAGCTGGTGTGTGGGGTAGAATTCTGTAATTCGTCGTTAGAGGGGGGAGCAGGCTGTGGTGATGTTTCCGTGTTTTTCACTCAAGTCCTCTGTAATGCCTGTCCTGAAGGGCAATGAAAACTGGAAGCTTATGAGTCTTTGCTACAGAGGGGACCCATTTTCACCCAAGGCAACCCAAGCCTCTTCATGCTCTTGTAGAGATGAGTTACGTTCATTGCTGTACTGCTCATGATGTGACTTGTTGATTTCCATAGTCATGGGACATGTCATTGCTAACGGATTGGAGCTTATTGGCACTGGAAGCTCAGTGCGGCTCAACAGAGATCTGGGCAGTGCGCTGAAAACAATGATGACGCTGTCGAGATCTCAGCCTCTGACGGAGCGGGAGAAGCTTCACGTATTGGCCTTGGACATGTTTGCCAGTGGGTAAGTGGCTGGCCCTGTGGGGAAGGGGACAGTGGCTGGTTTTGTCATTCAGGGCCTTCTTGCTGTTGCAGCGTACTGCTGCCTTAGCTATGTGTTCTCCACTTTCTTCTCATGAAGAGTACTGTGAAGAGGATAAGCTATCAGAGGTGATGTTTTGTAGGGTTGTGTCCTAGCAGTCTAACCAGTCATGTAGCAGAGAATCAGGATCAGGTGTTTGTTATTGTTGTCAAATGTGTCTCCCAGAATTGTATCACGATCAGATTACCCCTCCCCTAGGAGGGGAAGTGCAGTATGGCCTCTGACATACCtttagcacttcttttttttaaatccatctTAATTACATCAGTGGAGTAAAGGTTTAGAAATGGGATAGAATTATGTATAGCTACTCTAAGGTCTGGTGTAATATGATAAATTTTTTGAACTGCACAAGCAAATCCTCAAGCTTACTTTTCATGGAATTACAGGAGATGGAATGGACCACAAAAGACTGTTGAGTCCACCACCAGATGAGTCCAGatgagtcttgaatatcttcataAAAGGAGACtttgcagcctctctgggcaagctgttccagtgctcctaGTGTCAGAAAGTGGAGTGGGAGATGCTGGTATCAGCAGTTGTGTAAAGCATTATTGTTCCGTTCAGTACGATGAATTTCTGTGCACTCTAGGGAAGTAATCATTCACTTTTATTGTTCATCAAACAAGTGAACATGGCTTTACCTCATGTAATTCATAGCAAAGGTAAAGAGGAAGCTACCAAAGCCCTGCTAGTGTGGGTTCAGTTCCCACTGGAACAAAGGTATCTGTGTGCCTATGACTGTAGATTAATTATcaaattatagaatggcttagcATGTGAAACATCTTCAAGATGATCAGGCTGAACTACCAAGTTCCATAACTATGTAACGTTCTCTAGTGTCAGGTCTACACATTTCTTAAATTCTTCTGGGAAGGGAGGGGCTGGGACTTCCCCACCTCCCAGGTGAGGCTCTGCCACACAGTGCAACA encodes:
- the LOC125696550 gene encoding polycystic kidney disease and receptor for egg jelly-related protein-like isoform X1, translated to MPTLSLARRAAMPTLLFLLQLLAFSLLALRACSPRVQPPPLAVSCLGAPGRGSAGRSGEGWLSCLGNGTLRLRYRPAPGATAEAESTERQPASPPHCRWYLNWGWVKNTSLWSGQFTLQSGLSLGSALWPVASSLITVQSSSASCAAPECLYRNLSVKMSARWAAQKSSHAYRDGTRSATCLFHCSAFPGDPEKHQGFVAKVSITRNGLTPALPSVRDDTSKATELAVLHQEAACKFNSVTIQKPSLHTSVIRQKKGKTFELYARVLVDCNLHVSIKPQWIFYAVKDMKTNPDWDQPLNTSAMHGVNTVQLTVPSWTLDYGMYQVYFTASVYMLGTKRSFNNTDRVFIKIERSDLVASIAGGNFRTVGFFDNWTLDGSVSYDPDSPERLKGLTFTWYCTKKLLDYESMRISAGNKCHPAQRDLRWLTSSGAVQVLAPESLPGNTVYHFRLVIQKDRRQSYADQSVNVQSGFSPLLDVACLENCGSAVIPTERFTLSGKCLNCQTSSQPVHHSSLWMENSTEISFDWSSRTSTASVLNYTEAAPTLPIPKAQLRESLLKAALNISVESTMDGCLVDTCRLGSLTNWQRVHCVCSMKQSHRSRSVLTASNTSTFDIKFLAAKVIVTPNRVDLKGNLIADIPKNPVTLLTVLFIFSAYFLLSLWAVRKDRAEMVSKDKIIVLPDNDPFDKVSFLVTLYTGSRWGAGTSADVFLQLIGQNGTSDVHCLRHPQFPAFRRGSTDCFLLTTKEDLGDICAFRVWHNNRGPSPGWFLSRAKVEHVSARKTWFFMCRKWLALDKGDGLLERTFSVTNPKAPLSRKDYFLIDLARGLKEGHLWLSVFAQVLTGTYSRLQRLSSCLTTLLLKLFVNIMFFNADRDEESPRHLRYLRSIAIGIEYTLIAVPVEMIIMALFKYSQKNPERSLTLLPGNLKTWRVHSQKRKRSETSAQSGSISSPENVPAHSDSQGPTHNLKRRTEGKTRSQGAPQDSSNCQVSEGGASTAGDKEQTGKNSRPKVKARRRRLPSNSNFSNNCAKEAGNLQEESKLLSVSSVPFCKRPPIVCWWWCVYLSWVLVITVSGVSSFFIVLYGLSYGYQTSLEWLLASATSFIQNVFFVSIIKISCYSALKTVRPKYCENIPWSTQDLSSEIKAEKEAMNEEEMREKHFKLAQIRDTEQYKPLKDGEIAKMLETAKIKAKAFIFIKDVIGHLVVLAVVLCLAYSTENTISFHYNQFIRNQFSPRLPAVVKLADIYTWVNDTFLPLIHNDVQPTFLTDSSSKIIGLPRMRQVRAKGTEKTCFHPHSFVNKFVISKSHCLHKYGRDLEEKGDYAGTWTKVANRSFSKETSSYPGFTYQPNWAPWTYFSYGDLHTYGPGGYTFYFFPEEGRHNSTTRLHLLQESNWFDEKTWAVIIELTTFTSDGDLFCSISVIFELSDFGIIKPTLSVHSFAVPIFHQQTKGRQLFFLAAVAFLLLYIADGLYSMVQGKKNTKTISRTISFILKWAFFLIVPFQVLKFKMGADIVHFFLLYPNDFIPFHAVSHLDQNLRNTLGFLAFLAVLKTLKYSQLFYEVRLAQRSILAALPGISSMASVVVVYFSIFMAFGYLVFGQHEWNYNNMIHSAQTVFSYCVSAFRDTAFSSSRLLGGFFLTSFLLVMTCVLINLFQAVIMSAYGDRKQLVYEEPPDEARAVAFLLQRMKKMLCFPICRTAKRSDPNLCHGVPNGQAEKRVQ